One Kallotenue papyrolyticum genomic window carries:
- a CDS encoding GTP-binding protein, with protein sequence MALINVAAREIHCKIVYYGPGMGGKTTNLQWIHSQVPRANKGELLSIATETERTLFFDFLPLDLGKVRGFQTRFHLYTVPGQVLYERTRVAVLNGADGVVFVADSQRHKLEENINSLKELARNIQKQGKKFQEFPLVLQYNKRDLPNVLPVAVLDKYLNPFGWPRFEACAASGPGVFDTLKAISKLVIAKL encoded by the coding sequence ATGGCACTGATCAACGTTGCCGCACGCGAAATTCACTGCAAGATTGTCTATTACGGCCCGGGCATGGGCGGTAAAACCACCAACCTGCAGTGGATTCACAGTCAGGTTCCCCGCGCCAACAAGGGCGAGCTCTTGTCGATCGCCACCGAAACCGAGCGCACGCTCTTTTTTGACTTCCTACCACTCGATCTGGGCAAGGTACGCGGCTTTCAAACGCGCTTCCACCTCTATACTGTTCCCGGTCAGGTGCTCTACGAGCGCACACGCGTCGCCGTGCTCAACGGCGCCGACGGTGTCGTCTTTGTCGCCGACTCACAACGCCACAAACTCGAAGAAAACATCAACAGCCTGAAAGAGCTGGCGCGCAACATCCAGAAACAGGGCAAAAAATTTCAGGAATTCCCGCTGGTGTTGCAGTACAACAAACGCGATCTGCCGAACGTCCTGCCGGTAGCGGTGCTGGATAAATATCTCAATCCGTTCGGCTGGCCGCGCTTCGAAGCCTGCGCCGCTTCTGGGCCGGGCGTCTTCGATACGCTCAAGGCGATTAGCAAGCTGGTGATTGCCAAACTTTAG
- a CDS encoding sugar ABC transporter permease: protein MSVEQVRTLPHSATFWWHLRSALRENIRDYGMFIALFVIMLIFAIATDGIFLSPRNLSNLLNQTGYIAVLAVGMTLVIVIRQIDLSVGFLAGFLGAVAAIALTFWGWSTYVVVPLVLGLGILAGLITAFPVARLGIPSFVASLAGWLIYRGALQLVTESTGTIVISDPVFNAIGNAFLPDLPLGILPRVHKVTLLLGALAIVLFISSQVRSRRKKLAYRFEVLPLDIFLLKLLLIAGLIGVGTWVLARYNGLSWTVVIVLLVVGIYHFITTQTVLGRHIYAVGGNPEAAELSGISVARITYIVFGSMGMLAALSGILFASRLQSATTTAGTLFELDAIAAAYVGGVSAAGGVGRVTGSVIGALVMTSLTSGMNLMGVGIAYQYMVRGAVLALAVIFDVYTRRARA, encoded by the coding sequence ATGTCGGTGGAACAGGTCCGCACCCTACCCCATTCTGCCACCTTCTGGTGGCATCTTCGGTCGGCCTTACGCGAAAACATCCGCGATTATGGGATGTTTATCGCGTTGTTTGTGATCATGCTCATCTTTGCTATCGCGACCGATGGCATTTTTCTTTCGCCCCGCAATCTGAGTAATTTGTTGAACCAAACCGGTTACATTGCGGTGTTGGCCGTCGGCATGACCCTGGTGATTGTGATTCGGCAGATCGATCTGTCGGTTGGCTTTTTGGCCGGCTTTCTGGGTGCCGTCGCCGCGATCGCCTTGACCTTCTGGGGCTGGTCCACGTATGTGGTCGTGCCGCTCGTCTTGGGACTGGGGATTCTGGCGGGGTTGATCACCGCCTTTCCAGTCGCCCGGCTGGGGATTCCCTCGTTCGTCGCCTCGCTGGCCGGCTGGCTGATCTACCGCGGCGCGTTGCAACTGGTCACCGAGAGCACGGGGACCATCGTGATTAGCGATCCTGTCTTCAACGCCATCGGCAATGCGTTTCTGCCCGATCTCCCGCTGGGGATCCTGCCGCGCGTGCACAAAGTGACGCTGTTGCTCGGTGCCCTGGCGATTGTTCTGTTTATCAGCAGTCAAGTGCGCAGCCGACGCAAGAAACTTGCCTATCGCTTTGAGGTGCTTCCGCTGGACATTTTTCTCCTCAAACTCCTATTGATCGCCGGCCTGATCGGCGTCGGCACCTGGGTGCTGGCGCGGTATAATGGCCTATCCTGGACCGTGGTGATTGTGCTGCTGGTGGTGGGTATCTATCATTTCATCACAACCCAGACGGTGCTGGGGCGCCACATCTATGCTGTGGGTGGCAATCCCGAAGCCGCTGAACTGAGCGGCATCAGCGTGGCGCGCATCACCTACATTGTCTTTGGCTCGATGGGGATGCTTGCTGCACTCTCCGGCATCTTGTTTGCGTCACGGCTGCAATCGGCCACCACCACCGCCGGTACCCTGTTCGAATTGGATGCGATCGCCGCTGCGTATGTCGGTGGTGTATCGGCCGCTGGCGGTGTTGGTCGCGTCACCGGCTCGGTGATCGGCGCACTGGTGATGACGTCGCTCACAAGCGGCATGAATCTGATGGGAGTAGGCATCGCCTACCAGTACATGGTGCGCGGCGCCGTGCTGGCGCTGGCGGTCATTTTTGATGTGTACACCCGCCGCGCGCGCGCCTGA
- a CDS encoding sugar-binding protein: MRQAAETDTPRRITIAWIPKSLNNPIFELGRKGALQKAAELSRRGPFQVDVLAVASVAADAAEQARVVEDVIARGVDGIALSCNDPTACIAPINAAVRAGIPVMTWDADAPQSQRFAYLGIDNYRAGQAAAELLIEAMGPHGTVAILSGVPGALNLEERIRGFKARIAEYPQIHIVTTVNSNDDITLGIQAVEETMQAYPALDGWFFAGMWPLFSERGSMPLWERAATQGHLQTVAFDTLPFELELLRDGYLTGLIGQKYWAWGYDTTQILYDKIVTGRSVPPFIDSGMDIVTAKNVDAMLRAWQTNDFSQPLAAP, from the coding sequence ATGCGCCAGGCAGCGGAGACGGATACGCCACGGCGGATCACGATCGCCTGGATCCCCAAATCGCTCAACAATCCGATCTTCGAACTGGGCCGTAAAGGCGCGCTTCAAAAAGCTGCTGAACTGAGTCGCCGGGGGCCGTTCCAAGTTGATGTGCTGGCCGTCGCTTCGGTTGCTGCGGATGCAGCCGAACAGGCACGTGTAGTTGAGGATGTGATCGCCCGCGGTGTGGATGGCATCGCGTTGTCATGCAACGATCCCACCGCCTGTATTGCGCCGATCAACGCCGCGGTGCGGGCCGGCATACCGGTCATGACGTGGGATGCCGATGCGCCACAGAGTCAACGCTTTGCCTACCTTGGCATCGACAACTACCGCGCGGGCCAGGCGGCCGCCGAACTACTCATCGAGGCGATGGGGCCGCACGGCACCGTCGCAATCTTAAGTGGCGTGCCCGGCGCGCTCAACCTGGAAGAGCGCATCCGCGGCTTCAAAGCACGGATCGCTGAGTATCCACAGATCCATATCGTTACCACCGTCAACAGCAACGATGATATTACCCTGGGTATTCAGGCCGTTGAAGAGACGATGCAGGCCTATCCTGCGCTGGATGGCTGGTTCTTCGCCGGGATGTGGCCGTTGTTCTCCGAGCGAGGCTCCATGCCGTTGTGGGAGCGGGCCGCCACCCAAGGTCATCTGCAAACCGTTGCGTTCGACACCTTGCCCTTCGAACTCGAACTCCTCCGCGATGGCTATCTCACCGGCTTGATCGGCCAGAAGTATTGGGCCTGGGGCTACGACACAACCCAGATCTTGTACGACAAAATTGTCACCGGACGCAGTGTGCCACCGTTTATCGACTCGGGCATGGATATCGTCACCGCCAAGAATGTCGATGCCATGCTCCGGGCCTGGCAGACCAACGACTTCAGCCAGCCGCTAGCAGCACCCTAG
- a CDS encoding ATP-binding cassette domain-containing protein gives MEHLSKGFGTLPAVRRVSFTIAPGEVVGLAGQSGAGKSVITALLAGLYPADEGEIIFAGRRLTWPFHARRLGIEVIYQQPELADALDITANLFLGHEPGWPCWNSWLKVPARRRMDHEAERILARLGVRFNSLRETVSNLTSEQRQLIAIARVLARPARLVIIDEPTDVLSYSSQHILLNLIQSWQQQGMAVLFCSDNLEHLFAVTDRIVALRQGEVVATQRTDETSREEIVAALVGTTDRQQLTPTIWALDSYYRAKEQAEQLRAHELLLQRHLATQDSLNRELIERLAEQVTALDRANLSLQDAQRRLLTEREEERKHLARELHDQVLQDLLSINYQLEELAEETPPDAMRQTVAEIRASIRTLVDDIRRICGNLRPPTIDNLGLGAALQSYTREWQARTGIPVSLELDPQLGRLPETTELSIFRIVQEGLNNVRKHAAASAVRISLKHTSPRTLMVVLADNGRGLPENFDLATLSANRRYGLLGIGERVALLGGRFNIQNQADGGTVLQVEIPHPRVAITGETLLPI, from the coding sequence GTGGAACACCTCTCAAAGGGCTTTGGCACGCTGCCCGCTGTCCGTCGCGTCAGCTTCACGATCGCACCGGGCGAAGTTGTCGGTCTGGCAGGGCAAAGCGGCGCCGGCAAATCGGTTATCACCGCGCTGCTGGCCGGTCTCTACCCGGCCGACGAAGGCGAGATCATCTTCGCCGGGCGCCGGCTCACCTGGCCCTTCCACGCGCGCCGGCTGGGGATAGAGGTCATCTACCAGCAGCCAGAACTGGCGGACGCCCTGGATATCACCGCCAATCTGTTTTTGGGCCATGAACCGGGCTGGCCGTGTTGGAATAGCTGGCTCAAAGTTCCTGCGCGTCGCCGCATGGACCACGAAGCGGAACGCATTCTGGCGCGCCTGGGCGTACGCTTCAACTCGCTCCGCGAAACGGTGAGCAATCTCACCAGTGAGCAACGCCAGTTGATCGCCATTGCCCGCGTGTTGGCGCGGCCAGCCCGTCTGGTGATCATCGACGAGCCCACCGATGTCCTCAGCTACTCTTCACAGCACATTCTGTTGAACCTGATCCAGAGCTGGCAGCAACAGGGCATGGCCGTGCTCTTCTGCAGCGACAATCTCGAGCATCTGTTTGCGGTCACCGACCGGATTGTCGCACTGCGCCAGGGCGAGGTTGTGGCAACCCAACGCACCGATGAGACCAGCCGTGAAGAGATCGTCGCGGCACTGGTTGGCACCACCGACCGCCAGCAGCTCACACCCACGATCTGGGCCCTCGATAGCTACTACCGCGCCAAAGAACAAGCCGAGCAGTTGCGCGCGCACGAGCTGCTACTGCAGCGCCATCTGGCCACCCAGGACTCGCTGAATCGCGAGCTGATCGAACGGCTGGCTGAACAAGTCACTGCCCTTGATCGCGCCAACCTCAGCTTACAAGATGCGCAGCGCCGGCTGCTGACCGAGCGCGAGGAGGAACGCAAACACCTCGCGCGCGAGCTTCACGACCAGGTGCTGCAAGATTTGCTGAGCATCAACTATCAGCTTGAAGAACTGGCTGAAGAGACACCGCCCGATGCTATGCGTCAGACGGTCGCCGAGATCCGCGCCAGTATTCGCACTCTGGTTGATGATATCCGTCGGATCTGTGGAAACCTGCGACCGCCCACCATCGACAATCTGGGCTTGGGTGCCGCCCTCCAATCCTACACGCGCGAGTGGCAAGCACGGACCGGCATCCCGGTCAGCCTCGAGCTTGATCCACAGCTGGGCCGCTTGCCGGAGACCACCGAGCTGTCGATCTTTCGCATCGTGCAGGAAGGGCTGAACAATGTCCGCAAACATGCGGCTGCCAGCGCCGTACGCATCAGCCTGAAACACACCTCGCCACGCACACTGATGGTGGTGCTGGCGGACAATGGACGTGGGCTACCGGAGAACTTTGATCTGGCGACTCTCTCGGCCAATCGGCGCTATGGCTTGTTAGGCATCGGCGAGCGCGTTGCCCTGCTGGGAGGACGCTTTAACATTCAAAACCAAGCCGACGGTGGCACCGTGCTCCAGGTGGAAATTCCCCATCCGCGCGTGGCGATCACCGGTGAGACTCTCCTGCCGATATAA
- a CDS encoding sensor histidine kinase has translation MLDLGDYQLRQRDYLLRINQAITAQLDLETVLSLVVRYAVEIVAGNYGFIALYEAPGESAERLRIAVSYQIPPEHYPAFTALLAGLADPRVTREQQARLLWQTAEEVRLPLRQMISLPLLIGQRPIGFIVVFRAAVNVAFTMADESLIAAFAAQAAVAVQNARLYRAAVQEQERLNAIIEQSADGVMIIDHRWRITTFNRAMEQLTGWPREEAIGRPCAEVLGIHNEQGFNICLTACPLQRRPPEPNPTVEGRITTRDGRERYVSSRYSPTYGPHGEFLGAIANVRDITTRKREEQQQATFISVISHELKTPVAIIKGYASTLRRPDANWDQQTIREGLAVIEEEADRLDTLIGNLLDVSRLQAGGLALQLGPVDLPSLAARAVQAIAATASERFEFQIRFPSNMPPVHADEERIRMVLTNLLSNAVKYSPNGGVIRVGGWVDGDQAVVYVADQGIGIAPEDQQRIFERFYRVDNTLGRQTQGAGLGLYLTKAIIEAHGGQIRVESQPGRGARFIFTLPLEHRQLPVAEAANTAAQAQMVADQQDPHASAAANG, from the coding sequence ATGTTAGATCTTGGCGACTATCAACTACGGCAGCGCGATTACCTGTTGCGCATCAACCAAGCGATCACCGCGCAGTTGGATTTGGAGACGGTGTTGAGCCTGGTGGTGCGCTATGCCGTGGAGATCGTCGCCGGCAACTATGGCTTTATTGCGCTGTACGAGGCGCCGGGCGAAAGTGCGGAGCGCCTGCGCATCGCCGTTTCCTACCAGATTCCGCCAGAGCACTACCCGGCCTTCACGGCGTTGCTGGCGGGCTTGGCCGATCCGCGCGTGACGCGCGAGCAACAGGCGCGCCTGTTATGGCAAACCGCTGAGGAGGTGCGTCTGCCGCTGCGCCAGATGATCAGCCTCCCACTGCTGATCGGCCAGCGGCCGATCGGCTTCATCGTCGTCTTTCGCGCCGCAGTGAACGTGGCCTTTACCATGGCGGATGAGTCGCTGATCGCCGCGTTCGCCGCCCAGGCGGCAGTTGCTGTGCAAAATGCGCGCCTGTACCGCGCCGCGGTGCAGGAGCAGGAACGCCTCAATGCGATCATCGAACAGTCGGCCGACGGCGTGATGATTATCGATCATCGCTGGCGCATCACTACCTTCAACCGCGCTATGGAACAGCTCACCGGCTGGCCGCGCGAGGAGGCGATCGGCCGTCCCTGTGCCGAGGTGCTCGGCATCCACAACGAACAGGGGTTCAACATCTGCCTGACGGCCTGTCCGCTGCAGCGCCGGCCGCCCGAGCCCAATCCAACCGTGGAGGGCCGCATCACCACACGCGATGGCCGTGAGCGCTATGTATCGAGCCGCTACTCGCCCACCTACGGGCCGCACGGCGAGTTTCTGGGGGCGATCGCCAACGTGCGCGATATCACCACGCGCAAACGGGAGGAGCAGCAGCAGGCTACCTTCATCTCGGTCATCTCGCACGAGCTGAAAACGCCGGTGGCAATCATCAAGGGCTATGCCAGTACCTTGCGCCGTCCCGACGCCAACTGGGATCAGCAGACGATCCGCGAGGGGTTGGCAGTGATCGAGGAAGAGGCCGATCGCCTGGATACGCTGATCGGCAACCTGCTAGATGTCTCCCGCCTGCAGGCAGGCGGCCTGGCGTTGCAGCTTGGACCGGTCGATCTGCCGTCGCTGGCCGCGCGCGCGGTGCAGGCCATCGCCGCGACCGCCTCCGAGCGCTTTGAGTTTCAGATCCGCTTTCCGTCCAACATGCCACCGGTCCACGCCGACGAAGAGCGCATCCGCATGGTGCTCACCAATCTGCTCTCCAACGCCGTCAAATACAGCCCCAACGGCGGCGTAATCCGGGTCGGCGGCTGGGTCGATGGCGATCAGGCAGTGGTGTACGTAGCGGATCAGGGCATCGGTATCGCGCCGGAGGATCAACAACGCATCTTTGAGCGCTTCTACCGCGTGGACAATACGCTTGGGCGTCAGACGCAGGGCGCCGGGTTGGGGTTGTACCTGACCAAAGCGATCATCGAGGCGCATGGTGGCCAGATTCGGGTTGAGAGCCAGCCCGGACGCGGCGCGCGCTTTATTTTCACGCTGCCGCTGGAGCATCGCCAATTGCCGGTTGCCGAGGCTGCCAACACAGCTGCTCAGGCGCAGATGGTTGCCGATCAGCAGGATCCACACGCATCCGCTGCCGCGAACGGGTAG
- a CDS encoding Hsp20/alpha crystallin family protein, translated as MTNLRRWDPFSEMMSLRDAVNQLFEESFVSPARFGGSGSLSLPMNVSETADSFIVEAVVPGLRPEDLEVTLEDNVLTIRGEVRQEQQTSDKQANYHIMERRYGRFSRSIALPTAVKADGIQATLEHGILRLEIPKAEEVKPRRITVTSGGAQRGRTLEVNAEQQRNA; from the coding sequence ATGACCAACCTGCGTCGGTGGGATCCGTTCAGCGAGATGATGAGCCTGCGCGATGCGGTCAACCAACTGTTTGAGGAGAGCTTCGTCAGCCCGGCACGCTTCGGCGGCAGCGGCAGCCTGAGCCTGCCCATGAACGTTAGCGAGACAGCGGACAGTTTTATCGTTGAGGCGGTCGTGCCCGGTCTGCGCCCGGAGGATCTGGAGGTCACGCTGGAAGACAACGTGTTGACGATCCGGGGCGAGGTGCGGCAAGAGCAGCAGACCAGCGACAAGCAGGCCAACTACCACATCATGGAGCGTCGCTATGGCCGCTTCAGCCGCTCGATCGCGCTGCCGACAGCAGTCAAGGCGGACGGCATCCAGGCCACGCTGGAGCACGGCATCCTGCGGCTGGAGATCCCCAAGGCTGAGGAAGTCAAGCCGCGGCGCATCACCGTCACCAGTGGCGGCGCGCAGCGGGGCCGGACGCTGGAGGTCAATGCCGAGCAGCAGCGCAACGCTTGA
- a CDS encoding response regulator transcription factor yields MTFSDPTEQPRIELKGRLVLVVDDEPRLIQVVRMNLELEGCRVITATNGREALERVRNDMPDIVLLDVMMPGMDGFEVLRRLRQFSTVPVIMLTAKDQPEDRVRGLELGADDYIGKPFDQRELVSRIRAVLRRHAAPPPVPQTTLKIDDRLTIDFARHEVLVNGKPISLRPTEYRLLYHLVQNAGWVMPHDVLLTKVWGPEYRDESHYLRLYITYLRQKIEEDPANPKYILTERGVGYRFVDFRKQQEQDRPA; encoded by the coding sequence ATGACCTTTTCGGATCCCACCGAACAGCCGCGTATCGAGCTGAAGGGCCGCCTGGTGCTGGTCGTCGATGACGAGCCGCGCCTGATCCAGGTGGTGCGCATGAATCTTGAGCTGGAGGGCTGTCGCGTGATCACCGCGACCAATGGCCGTGAGGCGCTGGAGCGGGTGCGCAACGACATGCCCGACATCGTGCTGCTGGATGTGATGATGCCGGGCATGGACGGCTTTGAGGTGCTGCGCCGCCTGCGGCAGTTTTCCACTGTGCCGGTGATCATGCTGACCGCCAAGGATCAGCCCGAGGATCGCGTGCGCGGCCTGGAGTTGGGTGCGGATGATTACATCGGCAAGCCCTTCGATCAGCGTGAGCTGGTCAGCCGCATCCGCGCAGTGTTGCGCCGGCATGCCGCGCCGCCGCCGGTGCCGCAGACCACGCTCAAGATCGACGACCGGCTCACGATCGACTTTGCACGGCACGAGGTCTTGGTCAACGGCAAACCGATCAGCCTGCGTCCTACCGAGTATCGCCTGCTCTACCACCTGGTGCAGAATGCGGGCTGGGTGATGCCGCACGATGTGTTGCTGACCAAGGTGTGGGGTCCGGAATACCGCGACGAAAGCCACTATCTACGGCTGTATATCACCTATCTGCGCCAAAAGATCGAAGAGGATCCGGCCAATCCCAAGTATATCCTGACCGAACGTGGGGTCGGCTATCGCTTCGTCGATTTCCGCAAGCAGCAAGAGCAGGATCGGCCCGCCTGA
- a CDS encoding ANTAR domain-containing response regulator: protein MAQTRLVIADDESLIRMNLKETLVGLGYLVVGEAGDGVSAINLARELRPDLVVMDIKMPRLDGIQAAEILTQERIAPVLLLTAYSDRELVERAKEAGVVAYLVKPFREADLLPALEVAMARFAELRAMDKQIGDLKEALETRKVVERAKGLLMEQQGLTEAEAFRKIQQLSMNTRKPMKEIAQALLLAAQIEH, encoded by the coding sequence ATGGCGCAGACCCGTCTGGTCATCGCTGACGATGAGTCGCTGATCCGTATGAACCTCAAAGAGACGTTGGTGGGCCTGGGCTATCTGGTCGTCGGTGAGGCCGGGGACGGCGTCAGCGCGATCAATCTGGCCCGCGAATTGCGCCCCGATCTGGTCGTCATGGACATCAAAATGCCCAGGTTGGACGGTATCCAGGCCGCCGAGATTCTAACGCAGGAGCGCATCGCGCCGGTGCTGCTGCTGACGGCCTACAGCGACCGCGAGCTGGTCGAGCGCGCCAAGGAAGCCGGCGTGGTGGCCTATTTGGTCAAGCCCTTCCGCGAGGCAGATCTGCTGCCGGCGCTGGAGGTGGCCATGGCGCGCTTTGCCGAGCTGCGCGCCATGGACAAGCAGATCGGCGACCTCAAAGAAGCCCTCGAAACGCGCAAGGTGGTCGAGCGCGCCAAGGGTCTGCTGATGGAACAGCAGGGTCTGACCGAGGCGGAGGCCTTCCGCAAGATCCAGCAGCTCTCAATGAACACGCGCAAGCCGATGAAGGAGATCGCGCAGGCCTTGCTGCTGGCGGCGCAGATCGAGCACTGA
- a CDS encoding roadblock/LC7 domain-containing protein yields MALDPQLTSLIVPPEEIANIEEVLNRLVEETGGNHALLLDKSGQVIACHGDASRQDTTALGALIAGTFASSREVAKLLREKDFKMLFQQGAKENLFIALIAEQWILTIIFNKETHIGLVKVLIKKASEELTTILQRVRQSRRVRNDVLNSSLRTSMADTIDLLFRD; encoded by the coding sequence ATGGCTCTCGATCCGCAGCTGACCAGTTTGATCGTCCCGCCCGAAGAGATCGCCAACATCGAAGAGGTCCTCAACCGGCTGGTAGAGGAAACCGGCGGGAATCACGCCCTGTTGCTGGATAAAAGTGGCCAGGTGATCGCATGCCATGGCGACGCCAGCCGCCAGGACACCACCGCGCTCGGCGCGCTGATCGCCGGCACCTTTGCTTCCTCGCGCGAGGTAGCCAAGCTGCTGCGCGAAAAAGATTTCAAGATGCTCTTCCAGCAGGGGGCCAAGGAGAACCTGTTTATTGCCCTGATCGCCGAGCAGTGGATTTTGACGATCATCTTCAACAAGGAGACCCACATCGGCCTGGTCAAGGTGCTGATCAAGAAGGCCTCCGAGGAGCTCACGACGATTCTGCAGCGTGTTCGGCAATCGCGGCGGGTGCGCAACGATGTGCTCAACTCCAGCCTCCGCACCTCGATGGCAGACACCATCGATCTGTTATTCCGAGACTAA
- a CDS encoding ABC transporter permease, whose protein sequence is MRNEAFPPTVPSRTSGVHPLRRGWTTLISRQELVIVTLLLLVGTALSLGTETFLSRTNLFNIARACSWIAIAALGEALVIIIGGIDLSVGAVMALAGFVCALCLQADWPVPAALLAGLLTGSLVGWVNGVLIGRIGLPPFIVTLGTMSLARGVVLGLTRGEPIRHLPQTFLMLGQAELWPGAWPLPVIYMLVLAALVSLLLHQTVLGRYIYTLGRNERALVIAGVDTAQLKVSVYLLSGALTAVAGLLLTARVGVAAPTAAIGYELDVIAAAVIGGTSLFGGEGSVIGVLLGTALLQIVRNGLVLLGVPAYWQTVALGGMILVVILLDYWRRRAAR, encoded by the coding sequence ATGCGCAACGAAGCATTTCCACCGACAGTGCCGTCACGCACCAGCGGCGTTCACCCGCTGCGTCGCGGGTGGACCACGCTGATCAGCCGCCAGGAACTGGTGATTGTGACGCTGCTGTTGCTGGTTGGCACGGCGCTGAGCTTGGGCACCGAGACCTTTCTCAGCCGGACCAATCTCTTCAACATTGCGCGCGCCTGTTCATGGATTGCGATTGCCGCACTAGGCGAGGCGCTGGTGATCATCATTGGGGGGATTGACCTATCGGTTGGGGCGGTCATGGCGCTGGCCGGCTTTGTCTGCGCGCTCTGCCTCCAGGCAGACTGGCCCGTGCCCGCCGCGCTGCTGGCCGGGCTGCTCACCGGCAGCCTGGTTGGCTGGGTCAATGGTGTGCTGATCGGGCGCATTGGACTGCCACCCTTCATCGTCACCTTGGGGACGATGAGTCTCGCGCGCGGCGTCGTCCTGGGCCTCACGCGCGGCGAACCGATACGGCATCTCCCGCAGACGTTTCTCATGCTCGGCCAGGCCGAACTGTGGCCCGGCGCCTGGCCCCTCCCGGTGATCTACATGCTGGTGCTGGCAGCCCTGGTCAGTCTGTTGCTGCATCAGACGGTGTTGGGCCGCTACATCTACACCTTGGGACGGAACGAACGCGCGCTAGTGATCGCCGGTGTCGACACGGCCCAGCTCAAAGTGAGTGTCTATCTGCTCAGCGGCGCCCTGACGGCCGTTGCCGGACTGCTGTTGACGGCGCGCGTTGGTGTCGCGGCGCCAACCGCTGCGATCGGCTATGAGCTAGACGTCATCGCGGCCGCGGTGATCGGCGGCACCAGCTTGTTCGGCGGCGAGGGCAGCGTGATCGGGGTCTTGCTCGGCACCGCCCTCTTGCAAATCGTCCGCAACGGTCTGGTGCTGCTGGGTGTGCCGGCCTACTGGCAGACCGTGGCGCTTGGCGGTATGATTCTGGTGGTGATCTTGCTCGATTACTGGCGACGGCGGGCGGCGCGATGA